The nucleotide window CGTAAAGAACACAACCCTCCTGATATTGAGATTTAGACCCATTCCCACTGCATCAGTAGCAACAAGCACATCGTATTCATTATTTTGATCATTAAACAAATTCGCTTGCTGTCGACGAGTCTCTGGTGGCAAGGCACCATAAATAACACAACAACGATGATTAGTGTGTTTTTCAATTGCAATTTTAACCTCAAATACCTCTCTCCTAGAAAAAGCAACCACACAGTCTCCAGACCGAACATTTTTAAGATCTCCCAAGAGCGTTTTGGCTTCAACCACCAATGGCTTGAACCTCTCATAATGCTGCTCGTGCAACTCATCACCAGTTTCTGAACAGATTTGTCGAACAATGTTCAGAACACTTGGATCTCCGCACAAATGTATCTCGTCAGCCTTCAGCCCAAGCAATGCTCTTGTCCATGCAAAACCTCTATATGGATCTGCCATCATCTGAATTTCATCAATCACGGCAACATCATACATTTCATCAGTTGACACCATTTCAACTGTGCAAGCAACATGGTTTGAGAATGGgacaaatttcttttcttgtccTGTGTGAAGACTACAATAAACTCCATGCCCGTTGACTTTATCAAAGACTTCCATAGCCAATAATCTCAGAGGACTGCAGTAAATACCCTTCTTTGCTTCCATAAACCGTTGCAAAGCATTGTATGTTTTACCACTATTGGTTGGACCACAGTGATAAATTATCTTACGCTTCATAGCCCGTGCAAATGGAAACCATGTATGAGGCTTAGTGAGATCTGCTGATTCAATCATACTACGAAAACGCTTGATCTCATCTGGAAATTCTTCTAAACAATATTCAACAAATATAGGAAACAAAAACTTCACAGCATCATTAGATGGACCAAGGGATACCACATATTTGGCAACATCAGCCGAACACTTCTTGAAGAAAAAACTTCGAAACTTGTGCACGGCAGTAGGGAAAAATGAACGTCCAATGTATATTGCAAGAGCCTGATCGCATGCCCAACCCGAATTGCCAAAATTCCGGAATATCTCTTGAAGAGTCTCCCAATCAGCCCGTCTCTGCTTTGCACCCTTTTCAGCATTGCGAAGCTCATGATACAATTCAACAGGCTCACGTGACGCAACCTGCTGAAAGTTCATAGGTTTCGCTGAACTCACATTCTCATCACCATTTTCCGACTCAACAACCATCGAATCACAAACCAGACTGACATTACCCTCATCTCCATCTCCACAATTTGACAAATTGCGAGCACTACCCTCATTTACAAAGTCCAAAATTTTCCCAGCATCTGCATCAAAATCACATTCAGAATCCACCATTCTACTACTACAAACCCCATTATCCTCCTCATCCTCCACAGTAGTCGAAAATGGTTTCGCATCAAAGGTACTGCAGCCTGTGAAATTCGGGCCTTTGGGGGGCAATCTAACCCGAATTAGGTCCCTGAATCCCGTCGAAAACGAACGGTGATTCGGAACATCGAAAGCGGGACAAAATTGGAAATTTGAGGATAGAGAGCGGTCATATGATGCAGAAGAACTAACATGTTGATTCCatatcaaaaccctaaacctagaTATGTTCTTCTTGGAAGCATAAATTCGAAACAGAGAACTTGAAGGGCCTCTAGCCATTGTTAAACACTCGCATAAAATGAAAAAAGCTCAAAGAaatgataaacaaatttaaaaaaagctCAGAAATTtgggaaaaattcaaagaaataaCAAGTGAGTTtgaaatgattggattataTCGAGCAAACCTGAGAGAATTGAGCCAGCGAAAATTGCGAGGAAGTGGATGGTGAGGGTTTTCCCCagcaaaaccctaaaacccagaagttgcttttgggttttgactttTTGAGGCTGATTTTTCACTCTTTCTTTTACTTGGGTCGGTTTAAGATTATGGGCTTGGGTTTCATCTGGGCCTCCGCATCCTCTTTTTATTACGGGCTTTCTCTCAACTTCTAAAATTTTACAAACGTACGGATTACAAGAAGAAAAATTCGACTTGAACTCACTGCTCTAACTAACTTGGTTAAGTTCAGATCTGtctaaaattatattatttgaGTTGTCCTCTTTTTAAAAAGACAATATTGTACTTTAGTCTAATATGAACTGTAGGAAAGAGAATTCAGACTCGAGTGCATAAAAAAACATACATATTCTAGCCAATCTAACTATGCCCACGTCTGCTATTCGAGTCATATTCTTGTAAATTCATCTCAAATCACTTTGTAAGGCACAATTTATAGTTATCGGTAATTGGAGGCAGGCATTTGGGAGTATCTAAGGGCTAGTtggaaaatgcttttaaaatgccCAAGTGCTACATAAATTAAACATGTTGCCTAAACTTGTATGATTGGAATGTAGGAAACTGTACAACGACACTACAAGGACTAGGAGTATGATTTGGATACTAGCTACATGATTACAAGGGGTCAACCACCGGAGGATAAAATTTCGGGTAGGATGTCTGACCACATCATCTGTAAACGCCCCTCATAGAAGTATGAGATATCTTGATATTTTGGTCTCACCCAATGTAAGAATTGCCCTAATCAGGCAGTCCCACCAAATATGTTCTCTTCCGCAAAATGATTTGAATCAAGTGTAGCATTTGTTAGTAGAATAGCTACTAGGACAAGGTGGTGAATAAGAAGGCAGAGTTGGCTTCCAAGCCTCATCATCTGAAGCCAAACTGAAGGGAAAACCAATTGTTCTGATGCTGCTGCTTCCCCACTGGCTTGTACtattactactactactacgaCTCATGTTCTTCCTGAATCCCCCTTCGTTTTCTGATGACCCTGTGTTTCCTTGCATCTGATTCTGTTGCTGCAAACTGATCAAAAAGCTGGTGAACTGCTGCTGTGAACCATCGAAATCTATGCTCCCCGCGGTGTTGCTTAAATCACCGATTAATGCAGGGTTCATAGTTCCTGACAGTTCAGCCGGCGAGAACATGAGGCTGTTGGGAAACTCTCCATCAAACATGGAGGGTTTCAACACGGTCGGGTTGATTGGTTTGTAAGGAAGAGTGTCAAAGGAAGAGTAGTTTGTGTTAGATGCTTGTTGCAAGTCGTTGTTATTCCAAAACTGCATGGTTGATCCCATGTCGGTTGTGCAAGACATGTTCTCTGAGCTGAACTGTTGAGTGAATAAACCAGCTGCTCTAGGCTCTGGAAACTGAGAGTCCCAAGAGTGAGAAAGTGCTCTCTGTGCCATGGAGTTTGTTTTCTTGAAAATCCTGCAAATTGCCCATGAATCCTGCACACCATGAAGTATTTTAATCAGCAGAGCGATAACATGTTGGCACGAAAGATACAACCATTAATAATGACATGTCGACAGTCAGTTCTTTAATAAAAAGTGAACAATAGTTTCATAGCCCGATTATTTTATTTCGGTGTCCAAAATTTTAACTAGTACTTACATTTGCAGGGAGGCTTTTATCTAAGAGCTTTTTTGGTGGAACTGAATTTGAGAGAGAAGGCAACCGAAACTCGTGCATCATCCAGTCAGTTTTGATCCCTTTTGCAGCTCTGCCTCTGTAGAACACAAGGGACTTCTTTAAACCTATGCACTTGGAGCCTTCCGAAGAATAGATAGGCCGGTCTGTTCCGGTTGCTTTCCAAAAACCGGCTCCTGTGACGCGATTAGGCCTGGTGCTGTTCTTGTATTTTCGGTCCCTCGGGCAGTAGAAGTACCACTCTTTCTCCCCAGTACTTGCCAGCTCTGCTTGCACAGATGAAACACAACTTATAAGTTCAGAGACAGTTGCTATACGCTCATTTAGAAAGTTAAGCAAAAAGCAAAAAGCAAGAAGAATATATGAAATATgttgaaatttattttaaaaatccaAGTGCTTCCTCAAGAAGCACCTACTAGGTTGACAGAGAACGCTtcataaattttgagtttttctgTCTAGTCAAACGAAGGTAGAAGCGTTTTTTGCTgcagaaaacacttttaaccttTCTAAATTGGCCATAAACATCATAAACTTGAGACAGATCCAAAACATGAAAAGGGCGAAcagtttaaaaatctaaactaaAAGCACTTTATAAGAATGAATCAGAGACAAGTTAGCTTACTTGGAAGATCCCAGGGATCATATTTATAAATGTCAACTTGCTTGATCAGCTCAATGGGAAGAACCCTCTGCTGGATTTTTCTCTTCAGGTAAAACCCTACAAGCTCCTCATCGGTCGGGTGAAACCGAAAACCCGGCAACATCACATCATCAACCTTTTCCATCTCATTCTTCTGCTCCATACTTCTCTTCCTTCTCTAAATCGTAAGAAATAATATATCTCTAATCAAATAGTGGAACAGCTTAAGCTTTTTGGATAAGCACTTTTAACTAGTTCTTGACCGTGAGCTCTAAGAGAAGCACTTGTGAGTTAAAAGCTAACTTCATCCAAAGCTATATATCATGTGCCACCCGGGAGGAGTCTGAATCCGGAGCCTCAGCCGCCCTTTTAGGGTGACTAAAATGGAGAGAAGTAGATTTGCACGAAAATCACTGTTTTGTTAAGCAGAAGCTGAGGGTTTCAACTCTTATAACAACAGCTACCAAGAAAAACCTGAGTAGTCAAGTGAATGAGATTATTATTGAATTAAGTGCTTTTTATTCAAGCTGGTGTGTGCTTCTTGGACTGCATAAGGGGGAGAGGGTTATTTAAATCCGAATTAaggatctcaaagagtagaaaaataaagctttttttttttttttctggaattTTAAATTCCAAGTTGCTTTCACATTTTCTCATAGCTTGATTATAGAAACCAATTCCATTTTTATCTTCAAACCACCTTTAGACAAAATGACAAACAGACGTTCCTTGTcataatattataatttatttatttgagtaATCTTTATTTTTGGCTTATACCACCTTTTAAATAATCATTTCTTAAAGGCCTTTTTTATTGGCACCCCACAATGTTATGAATACAccccattttcttttatttagtcTGAATTTCCTTTTCTACCCTAATTTAAATtagataaaaataaacaaacaaaaccagCACCACCTTCATCATCCCAAAACCTACTCCTTTTCGACAGACCCCCACCATGGCACCTCCATTAACAAAATGATCTCAAGTATACCAAAACATATGCCGACTTACAATTAAACTAACCAATAGTCTCATAGAAAGTCAATTCCTAGTTGACACAGAAGGATTGCTTCTCGACAAGTagcatttttcaaaattttcacggCCATCAAGTTGGTATCCCTGATTAGGTTGATATCGACATTATAAAATTCAATTTTATGGTATTTCATATCCTGCAAAATATTAGCAAAAGTGagaattctagagagagagagagagagagagagagagagagagagagagagagagagagaacggcGGGAAAGGGGGTGACTATCATTGGCCAACACCGATGAGGAAGGTGGCAGAAGGGTGAGCGGTTCAGATAGGATGTTAGAAGGTTTTAATTTCTTAACTATTATAAAAAGGTGGTCTTAAACAATGAAAGGACTAATATTGGAATTTCAAAgaataattttgaagttaaTAAAAAGGTATTCATAAAATTATGGGGTGTTAATATTGGAATTTTAGACAATAAAAAGGTATTCATAAAATTATGGCGTGTTAATAAAAACACCCTTtcttaaattcttttttttgctAAACATGTAATTTATGGACCAACTTCCCAAACACAACACTTACAAACCCTCTGGTTAGAAGATGAAACTATGAGATGGAGGCTCAGGGCATAAGGGATAAGGGAAGACTTAGGAAGACTTAGAAAGAGATTTTAAGAATAGGGAAGACCTAAGAAGACTTAGAAAGAgattttaagaaaatatatgGAGTACTTGAGCTAATAGAAAACGTAATGACGTTCTAGAATTCATACGGCCAACCttacttagtgggataaggcttgattgttattgttgtttttgtagaaattttcaggtcgacgggtcgatggcccactccaacaacactaATATTGTCCCCACTTTATCACCTACcaaatccgtcaggtgtggggttttatcacaaaaaccTCGGAATGAGTTAGATTGgagtaattctatttaaatttttttttctcctttacCTCTAGCCGACGTGGGATAATGTGATTCCAACAAAAACCATCATGCAAAATAAAACACCGGACTAATCTTTAATTACACACTGAGACGATGCATGGTAAATTGGAAATAATAGAAAAACGATATATTTTTACTGAATTACCAGTAAATCCAGAAATTACAAGAATATAGTGCTGCAGTGTTGACAAGGTTAGGCAAACAGTGATTGTTTGGGCTAAAATTGTTCTTGGACAGCTCTCTATTTAGGGTAAATTCAGAGTACTGTTCACCAAACTGCTCCACAAGGGGCAGTTCAACtactagggttagggtttgacCAGTGATGCATGTCATCTGACCTTTAAAGTTACATGTATGCAACAGGGAACACAATAcgaacaaaacaaaagcaaacgGGGTGAAGAAATTGACACATTCCAATCCAGAAGGTTTATTTGGACTCTGAATCGAGTCGTCGGAGACCTTTCGGGTTGGAGTGTGTCACAAATCATGTCATGTATGTGCTCAAGATTGGAATCATATATATTCAGAGAGTTTATCTGCTCTTATGTTGATTATTCACGGATTTTTTCCTCTTCCTAAATTAATGAAGTATGGTAAATATTATACTTAACAAATCTTCTGTTTGGACGCAAAAGATTGTCAATATGATGGCTGATCcacaataaatataaaaatgtaTCGAACTTAATTATaagtttttgttaaattttattGAATTCCTTTTATTATGTTTTGAGTGTTGAACTTAGAGGATATAAAAGTATCAACAGCATATTGTTTAATACAGAAAGCTTTTCTGTTTGGTTTGAAATCCATACATACTGAAACAATGAATCCGCCTTAATTAGTTTTCTCACTGCATCACTTACTTAAGAAATGAGAAGGCATGGGTCAATCCCCTTGATTTCACAAAAATGGGAATCCAAACTTCCTAACATCCAAATTTTTTTGGTAACCTCACTGGCCAAAAAGAACAATCTTTTTGGTACTTTCCAGACACCCGTTTTGAGAAGCTGCATTTCTTCCAACGAATTGAGATCACTTAGCTTTGTTACGCTTTCTATTTTAGTGGTATCACCAATCTATGTACACTTATGTCATTCATCAATATTATGACGCATGAATTAATAACGATATATAACAGTGTTATCTTCTTACTAAAAAAAAGTTTCCATGTCAACCAACCACTATACTATTCAAAAAGAGCCACTAGTATTAAGCTAACAATGAGATGCTAATTTAAATCATCAGCATGTCCAATTTAAACTAATTGTCGgtataagtatatatataagtatatatatatgtgtgtgtgtgtgtgtgtgtgtgtgtggcggAGACTCAAATTTAGTGAAATTCCCCAGATATAGATCCTCATTTGCAACCCTTGTTGTCTGTTGCTTAATCTTGGATTTGGAGCCCATGCGTCCAACCTAAGTTGAAATTTGGATCAAACTCTTCCAAACCAAGTTTTCTAACCTCTCTTTCTTTGCAAACATCAACCTTCTAATTAACACAACCATGCATGTTCCTATCAAACAAAACTTTGATCAATGTGAATGACTTTCTGTAGCTAATTATAAAATAGTTTTCCTTAACCGCATCAAATTCCATGCATCGTccattatatattatatgtttaTGCTTTACATTCTTGGTAAAATATTCTAAAATTGTTAAGCAACACTTCAATTCatgcattttcatttttcaagcaAACCTATATTGACCAAATGCACCAGATATGTCCTTGTTTGGCGCACAAATAATTGTTTTCATTTACCTGAAGAAAGCCTCAAATTTGACTCATATCACTATAAGGACGACGCTAGGGGTGCAACTTGGTTTGGGTCAACCCAAATCCGTCCATGCTTAACCCGAATTTAAACCCGATGGAGAGTGTTAGAATGAAGTAAAAATCCATCCAAACCCAACCCGACCTTAACCCAATTTTTTATTGGGTTTGGTTGGATTGGTGCTTTGCCCATCCATGTCAACCTAAACCCAACCCGATTTCTAGCCTGAATTACTCATGTACATATTACCCGTCCCATTTCAATTATATAAGCTAGATATACAAGTTTGGGAGGTCTGTCTATACTTGAAGTTTgttgtttggtttttatttgaacaatgaatgattgtgttgattttacgtttcttttggtTAAAACATTGTTATTGTCTGtgtaaatttgaatttaaatatttttgacattatttggttcaaaatttgaaatttatctTATAAAATAATGTGTTATTTAAATCAATAAAGTTGGGTAAAACCGAACCCAACCCGAGTAAACCCGAACCCAATTTAAACTCGAACCAGAATAAACCAGcatgaaaccgaaccgaacccaTACCAGATGTAGAAATGTTGGATAAGGGATGAGTTGACCATCAAGCCCGCCCAAGTTGCACACCTAGAGATGCATGCTTGATCCCCTGTAAAAGTCGTTTTGTAAATATccaatgttaaaaaaaattaaaaactgagATAGAAAATAATATTATCAGTAGTTAAGTTGTAATGTAAGTTCCAGACATGCGTGCTTGTCCAAATTACTCATCAATCACATATAGGCCTTATGTtataatatttatgttttaggATAATCAATTAAGATAAATTTCTTTGAAAGCAACATTCCTCCAATATTTATGACATAAAATAACCTAAGATTAATACTGTCTTGTTGGTTACCTTACCTCCTAAAGTCATTCCTTGGATAAGGGATTTTGAACTGAAGTTCTATCTACATGAcgtttttatcttttttaaatataatcacTCTCGCACTTCTACTCATTTTCTTGGTGTTGATCTCATTTATTAACATATTtgattatttaataaataaaatgccTTCTAGAGCCATGTCACAGGAAAGGGTGATGTAGCTgcacatcattttttactttCCATACATattctgttaatttttgttcattgatAAACTTCACTTCATTCGATCTGCAGTTGAAAATTAAGTGAGATGTGTAAAAGATAAATAAGGGTGTGCATATAGCACCACCCTATTAAAAAATGGTGATGTCAATTTGATTGGGATAAACCTAGTCTTAATACAAGGACAAACCTAGTCTTAATACTAAATTTGATACATGGGATAAAaataaggagaaattaggttcacatccttctttttactactccattgattaaaatcttattcattttcaatttttgatcaaggtccttcggtattaataacatcattaattatttgaataataaaatatttttatttttaaatatattcctttagtgttaaaaatgttacaattagttatttatatttatggctaaattttttatcatatatt belongs to Malus sylvestris chromosome 17, drMalSylv7.2, whole genome shotgun sequence and includes:
- the LOC126611697 gene encoding DExH-box ATP-dependent RNA helicase DExH18, mitochondrial translates to MARGPSSSLFRIYASKKNISRFRVLIWNQHVSSSASYDRSLSSNFQFCPAFDVPNHRSFSTGFRDLIRVRLPPKGPNFTGCSTFDAKPFSTTVEDEEDNGVCSSRMVDSECDFDADAGKILDFVNEGSARNLSNCGDGDEGNVSLVCDSMVVESENGDENVSSAKPMNFQQVASREPVELYHELRNAEKGAKQRRADWETLQEIFRNFGNSGWACDQALAIYIGRSFFPTAVHKFRSFFFKKCSADVAKYVVSLGPSNDAVKFLFPIFVEYCLEEFPDEIKRFRSMIESADLTKPHTWFPFARAMKRKIIYHCGPTNSGKTYNALQRFMEAKKGIYCSPLRLLAMEVFDKVNGHGVYCSLHTGQEKKFVPFSNHVACTVEMVSTDEMYDVAVIDEIQMMADPYRGFAWTRALLGLKADEIHLCGDPSVLNIVRQICSETGDELHEQHYERFKPLVVEAKTLLGDLKNVRSGDCVVAFSRREVFEVKIAIEKHTNHRCCVIYGALPPETRRQQANLFNDQNNEYDVLVATDAVGMGLNLNIRRVVFFTLAKYNGDKTVAVPASQVKQIAGRAGRRGSIYPDGLTTTLNLDDLDYLIESLKQPFDEVKKVGLFPFFEQVELFAGKIPDVTFCQLLENFSENCRLDGSYFLCRHDHIKKVANMLQKVPELSLEDRFNFCFAPVNIKDPRAMYHLLRFASSYGQKLPVNIAMGVPTGSARNNKELLDLETKHQVCSMYMWLSHHFKKETFPYWKKAEAMASDIAELLGKSLANANWKPESRQAENQKFLEQKQNSYERPRSLIKLYDKKKHDRSVQHELGEKVTA
- the LOC126611701 gene encoding protein FEZ-like produces the protein MEQKNEMEKVDDVMLPGFRFHPTDEELVGFYLKRKIQQRVLPIELIKQVDIYKYDPWDLPKLASTGEKEWYFYCPRDRKYKNSTRPNRVTGAGFWKATGTDRPIYSSEGSKCIGLKKSLVFYRGRAAKGIKTDWMMHEFRLPSLSNSVPPKKLLDKSLPANDSWAICRIFKKTNSMAQRALSHSWDSQFPEPRAAGLFTQQFSSENMSCTTDMGSTMQFWNNNDLQQASNTNYSSFDTLPYKPINPTVLKPSMFDGEFPNSLMFSPAELSGTMNPALIGDLSNTAGSIDFDGSQQQFTSFLISLQQQNQMQGNTGSSENEGGFRKNMSRSSSSNSTSQWGSSSIRTIGFPFSLASDDEAWKPTLPSYSPPCPSSYSTNKCYT